The genomic interval ATTACTTTCTATTAAAATTTTTAAAAAAAAGTCATAAAGTCAAAAGTCGAAAGTCAAAAAGTCAACCAAATGTTGTAGAAAAAATAATATAGACATCATTTTTAAGACTTTACAACTTTCGACTTTTGACTTTTGACTTTCGACTTTCGACTATAATCTTACTCTTCGTCTTTAAAATTAAAAGGATAATCTCCAAATATTGGCGCTAATTTGCGGACAGCATACGTATTTCTCGTCATCTTGTTTGAAAGCGCAATAATTGTAACGCCTTCTTTCATTAAAGTAATGTAAGATGAAGTGTTTCCGTGCCACCAACCGTTATGAAAATAGAAATTTTGTCCCGTTTCCCAGTTGATCATTCTAATTCCAAGACCATAATTTTTAGTTCCTTTTCGCTCATTGCTATAACCTGTATAAACTTGTTTTAGTAATTCAGGTTTTAAGAAATCTGGCGATTGTCTTGCACGATCAAATTTTAAAAGATCTCGTGCTGTAGAAAATACGTTTTTGTCACCATAAACATTATCTAAATAGTCAAATCCTATTTCTACGCCATTTCCTTTATAAGAAGGAACAATTTTTTTTCGGTCTTTATCATCGTCAAAAACATAGGTGTTTTTCATTCCAAGAGGTTTGAAAATCATTTCTGACATTGCTTCTTTATAACTTAAACCAGTAATTTTTTCTATAATAAGAGCCAACATTGCATAATTGGTGTTGCAATAACTAAAACGTGTTCCTGTCTTAGATTCTAACCCAATATCTTTTGTTGCCAGAATGTCAAGAATGTCTTTGTTAGTCAATTGGTTATGGCGATCCCAGATCGATTTATCTCGATCTGTAAAATAAGCATAATTACGCATTCCGGTACGATGACTTAGCAACATTCTAATGGTGCAATCTTCATAAGGAAATGTTTTTAGAATCGTATTTACTTTTTGGTCCAAATCAATTTTACCTGCATTTACCAATTTTAAAATGGCAGTTGCAGTTAAAACCTTACTCACCGAGGCAATCTGAACTGGGGTTTCTGCCGTTATTTTTGTTCCTTCATTTTTATTGGCAAATCCGTTGTATTTTTCAAAAATTATCTGACCATTTTTGGCTACTAGAAAGCTTCCGTTCATGGTATTATTAGGCCAGTTTTTATTATAAAAGTGATTTATTCTACCAACAACCGAGTTTATATAGGCCTGAGAAATTTTCTTTTCTGCGCCTAAAGGCTTCATTTTAGGTAATGTATCTTCGACTGTTTGTGTAGTATCTGTTGCTGTTTTTTTGTTTTGACCACATGAGCTTAAAACTAATACTGAGAAAAGTATTTGTGGTATCTTTGTTTTTTTAAGGAAAATCATTTGCATCGTTCTTTAAAAACAAATATATCGAATTCAATTTTGTTGTTTTCTCAATTCTGAGGCTTTAATTTGCGGTTTTTAACATTTTTTTAAGAGTTGTAAAAATTAGTCGTTTGTTTTTCAGGTTTTAACGAATTTGAAGCATTCTAAATAGAATTTTAGAAACAAAATTTTAACTAAATTTGTTATATTTGAAACAAATACTGTTTTAAAAGTTATATTATTGAATATTAAAATTACTAAAATGAAGTTCGGAATTATAAAAGAAAGAAAAAATCCACCAGATAGAAGAGTTGTATTTTCTCCTGATGAATTAGCAAAATTAAAGCAGGTTTATCATCAAGCTTCAGTTGAAGTTGAAAGTTCTGATATTAGGATTTTCAGTGATTCAGAATATAAAAATATGGGAATTACGGTTACAGAAGATATTTCAAGCTGTGACGTTTTATTTGGTGTGAAAGAAGTTCCAATCGAAAATTTAATTCCAAAAAAAGCGTATTTTTTCTTTTCTCATACCATTAAAAAACAGCCTCACAACAGAAAATTACTTCAGGCGATTTTAGAGAAAAATATCGATTTATACGATCATGAAACCATTGTAGACGAATTGGATCGACGTTTAATTGGTTTTGGAAGATATGCTGGAATGGTTGGAGTTTATAACGGAATTAGAGCTTTCGGAATTAAATTCGAATTATTTAAACTTCCAAAGGCAGAAACTCTTTCTGGAAAAGAAGATTTAATAAAGCATTTAAAGCGAATCACAATGCCAGCCTTGAAATTTGTAGTTACAGGCACAGGAAAGGTTGGGAGCGGAGCTAAAGAAATTTTAGATGCCATTAAAATAAAAGAAATTACAGTTGATAATTATTTGACTAAAACATATGCCCAAGCTGTATATGTACAATTGGATGTTTTAGAATACAATAGAAGAAAAGATGGTCAGGTTTTAGATTTTACCGATTTTATTCAGCATCCTGAAGAATACGAATCTGATTTTGAGAAATTTACGAAGGTTTCCGATATTTATTTTGCTGGACATTTTTATGCAAGCAATGCGCCCATGATTCTAACAAAAGAAATGCTGAATGCAAGTGATTGCAAACTAAAAGTGGTAGCCGATATTTCGTGTGATGTAAACGGACCAATTGCATGTACAGTTCGTTCTTCAACAATTGCAGAACCTTTATATGGATATTTTCCTTTAGAAGATAAAGAGGTAGATTTTTTCCATCCCGCAGCCGTTGCGGTTATGGCGGTTGATAATTTGCCTTGCGAAATTCCAAAAGATGCAAGTATTGGTTTTGGAGAACAATTTATGGAACACGTAATTCCTGCTTTCTTCAATGGAGATAAAGACGGAATTTTAAAACGCGCTAAAATTACTGAAAACGGAAAATTGACAGAACGATTTAGTTATTTGCAGGATTATGTTGATGGGAAATAGTTTTTTTTGTTTCAAGTTTCAGGTTTCAAGTTTCAAGTTAAAAAGGGGAAAACTTTTAAAAGTTTTTCCCTTTTTAACTAAGTTGATCTTTATTCATTCAGTATTTCAACTTCAAACCTGAAACAAATCAAACTTGAAACAAAAAATCTTAAACCATATCTTCAGGTTTCACCCAAGCGTCAAAATCTTCTGCGGTTACGTATCCTAAACGAACAGCTTCTTCTTTAAGAGTAGTTCCGTTTTTGTGAGCCGTTTGAGCGATTTCTGCTGCTTTATAATACCCAATTTTAGTATTTAGAGCAGTTACAAGCATTAGTGAATTATCAACCAATTCTTTGATTCGTTTGTAGTTTGGTTCTATTCCTTGCGCACAATGTTCGTCAAAAGAAACACAGGCATCGCCTAATAATTGCGCCGATTGTAAAAAGTTTGCCGCCATTACAGGTTTAAAAACATTCAATTCATAATGTCCTTGCATTCCGCCAACCGCAATCGCCATATCGTTTCCGATTACTTGAGCGCAAACCATTGTCAAAGCTTCACATTGCGTCGGGTTTACTTTTCCTGGCATAATAGAAGATCCTGGTTCGTTTTCAGGAATGTGAATTTCTCCAATTCCAGAACGTGGTCCAGAAGCCAACATTCTTACGTCGTTAGCAATTTTATTTAAAGAAACGGCCAATTGTTTTAATGCTCCGTGTGTTTCTACAATGGCATCGTGTGCCGCAAGTGCTTCAAATTTGTTTTCAGCAGTTACAAACGGATGATTTGTAAATTGAGCAATATATTCGGCAACTTTTACATCGTAGCCTTTTGGTGTGTTTAATCCAGTTCCTACCGCGGTTCCGCCAAGCGCGATTTCAGATAAATGTGCTAAAGTATTTTTTAAGGCTTTTAATCCGAATGCTAATTGAGAAGCATAACCAGAAATTTCTTGACCAAGTGTTAATGGTGTTGCGTCCATTAAATGTGTACGTCCAATTTTTACAACATCTTTAAATTCATTGGTTTTTTTCACTAAAGTGGCATGTAGTTTTTCAACTCCCGGAATTGTAGTTTCTACAACCATTTTGTACGCAGCAATGTGCATTCCAGTCGGAAAAGTATCATTTGATGATTGCGATTTGTTTACGTCATCATTTGCTTTGATAAATTGTTCGCCTTCGCCAATTTCAAAACCTTTTAGAACTTGAGCACGATTTGCAATTACTTCGTTCACATTCATATTACTCTGTGTTCCAGAACCGGTTTGCCAAATTACAAGTGGAAACTGATCGTCTAGTTTTCCTTCAAGAATTTCATCGCAAACAGCGGCAATTGCATCTCTTTTTTCTATCGGTAAAACACCTAAATCGTAATTAGCATAAGCGGCAGCTTTTTTTAAATAAGCAAAACCTTCAATAATTTCTTTAGGCATAGAACCCGAAGGTCCGATTTTGAAGTTATTTCTTGAACGTTCTGTTTGCGCACCCCAATATTTATCGGTTGGGACTTGAACTTCGCCCATGGTGTCTTTTTCTATTCTGTATTTCATTTTGTTGTATAATATGTTGTTTGTAAAAATGTATTCTGTGAAATTTGTAAATATCCGTTGAAGTGATTGGAACACTGATGGAACAGATTTACTTCGTAAAAACGCGGATTGAAACGGATTTTTTTATTTTTAATCTAAAATTTCTTTTGAAAACGAAAAATTAGCCCCGATAGAAGTGAAAATCCTTTTATGTTTTTTCTTTAAAAACATAAAAGATTGTAACGGATAGCGGGAAATAGCTCCTTAAAATACTCATATTCTTTTAATTTAAGCACTTGAATAATATTCGGAAAAAATCCTTATTTAAAATGAGTATAAATATACGGATAAATGTTATTTAACGAAAATTGATTTAGATTTTATTGCTGAGAAAAAATATATACCCTACATTTGTCCTAACATTCAAAAATTCCGGAAAACATGTTTGAATTTTCACAGTACTTAGGCTTTTTACTTTTCTTAACCATTCTTACTATAGGATTTTGGTTAATGTTTTTCTTGGTTGGTTTCGTATCTTATTGGGTTACTGGAGCAAGCTGGGAAATGTTCAAAGAAAAGAGAGCTAAAAGAAGACAAGAAGAACAATCTATTTAATTTTAGATTGATGTCATAAGAAAAGGACCCGTTTATACGAGTCCTTTTTTTTATTATAAATTATTCTAGATTTTACATTTTTGTAATGATAAATTCACTTCTTCGATTCATTTGATGCTGTGCGTCGGTACAAGGAACACCATTCGAACAATTGTTAATCAATTGAGTTTCTCCATAACCAATGGCGCTTTCTATGCGTTCTGCTGCTATTCCTTGCGAAATAATATAATCTCGGGTTGCTTTTGCTCTTCGATCGGAAAGTTCTAAGTTGTATTGATCGTTGGCACGAGAATCGGTATGCGATTCGATTTTAATCACGACAGTTGGATATTGTGTCATCAGGAGAACAACTTTATTTAGTTCTATTGCAGCATCATAACGAATGTCAGACTTGTCTAAATCGAAGAAAATAATTCCGATTTTGATTTTAAGAAGTCCATTTTCGCGGGCAATTAATGCAGGATCTAAACCAACAAGTGCTTCGGTTTTTCCAGAACTGTTTGCGGTTATAACTGCTTTGGTATTATTGTTATAATTTTCTTTTGAGACTTCAATGGTATAAGGCATATTGCAATCTACATTATTATTAAAATCATATTTTCCGTCAAGCTGAGAAACAGTTTCTGCGACTTTTATTCCGTTGGCATTTTTTAAGGTTACCATAGCACCAGCGATTCTGTTGTTTGAAATAGCATCAAAAACATAACCGTTTATCGCTTGATTACAAGAGCGTTCAAACGAATAAATATCGTCATCGCCTTTTCCTGTTTTTCTGTTCGAACAAACAAAACCTTTATTGGTTGCTTCGTTAACGATATAACCAAAATCATCTCGATTGCTGTTTAATGGCGCGCCTAAGTTAGCTGGAATATCAAAAACACCTTCATTTATTCTGCTTTCGAAAACATCCAAACCTCCTAAACCTAAGAATCCATCAGAAGAAAAGTAAAGTGCCTGATCGGTAATGTAGGGAAACATTTCGCGACCAGTAGTATTTATTTTTTCGCCCAAATTTTTTGGTTCCGAAAATTGATTATTTCCTAAAATATCAACTACAAATATATCTGTCGAACCAATTGTTCCCGGCATATCAGAAACAAAATACAGCTTTTTGCCGTCTTTGCTTACAGAAGGATGACCAACTGAATAATTATCGCTGTTAAAAGGCAGTTCTTTAATGTCTGTCCATTGCGTTTTTCCGTTTTGATTTTCTACAGCTGTAGCCGAGTAAATTTTGAGATTATTAATGCCTTTGCTGTCGCGTTTTAGTTTTCCGTTATAATTGTTTCGCGTAAAATATATTGTTTTTTCATCTGGAGAAAAGGCAATGCAAGCTTCGTGATATTGCGTTGTGATTTCCTTTCCGAAACGCTCTTTAAAAGTCACATTAGATTGTGTTTCGCTAATTTTTCCTAACTGCATATTTAAATAAGGCTGATCGTTCCAACCGTATTTGTCTGTTTTTACATAAGAAGAATCAATTGTGGTAGAATATACCAAATCGCCTTTATAATACATTGGAGCAAAGTCAGAATAGGCAGAATTGATTTCTAAATTTTCGAGAATAAAAGAGGGTTTAATATTTTCAATATCTTCAAGAGTTATATTTTTAAGTGAAAAATTTTGCGCTCTTTTATCGTTTGCTTTTTTTTCTGCGAAAGTTTTCATCCATTTTTTGGCGAGTTCATAATTCTGAATTCCCTGCAATGATTGTGCATAACGAAATAAATATTCTGCTGAAACCTCGTTTGGATATTCTGCAATTAATTTTCCATACCATTTAGACGCACTTGTCATTTTGGTATTAAAATAATAGGCATCTCCAAGCCTCTGAAGTATTTCTTTTGAATTATCACCATTATTTATCGAGAACTCATAAGACTTTGCTGCTTCAACATAATACATTTTGTCAAAAAGTGCATCGGCAGTTTTGTTTTTGGTTTGTGAGTAAATCAGCTGAAAAACCAATATTGCGAGTATAGTAATTGTTCTTTTCATAGACTATCCGTATTAAAAGAATCTTGGTGATTTTAGTCCCTTTTTACGAGAAACCAGTTCAAATCGAAGTACAATTTCGTGCGTACCGCTATTGTAATTCTGTAATTCTGTTGTGGTGTAATCATAAGAATATCCGACCATAAACATTGGTGAAATCTGAATTCCTGCAAGTGCACTTACAGAATCTGATGTACGATAAGAAGCTCCTAAAGTAAAAGCATTGTTGAACATGAAATTAGCGGAGAAATCGGCAATAATAGGAGCACCAGCAACATATTTGACCAAAACGGCTGGCTTGAATTTAGTATGAGCCGAAAGATCGAAAACAATACCTCCAATAAGATACAAGTGTATTCTCTGATTGACTAAATCTTCACTAATCTCATCGTAAGTATAACGTTCTTTGGTCATAAAATTCGGAATAGAAAGTCCGATATAATCTCTTTCGCCGTGCCAATACAATCCTGCGCCAACAACAGGAAGAAATTTATTGGTTATGTTTTCGCGAAATTGCACATCAGGATCTCTGTAACTTCCTTTCGACCAATCGATATTAATAACGCGTCCGCCACCTTTTATTCCGAATGAAAGTTTATGTGTTTCGCCAGATTTAATGGTATAAGAGAAATTGGCATCTAAATATTGTTCTTCAGAAGGACCTATTTCTTCGTTTACGATAGAAAGCCCTAGACCAACATTTTTTCCGACAGGCGTATCTAATGAAAAACTTTGAGTATCTGGAGCGCCTTCAATTCCTACCCACTGTGTTCTGTAAAGTCCAGTTATGGTTAAATGCCCTAATGAACCTGCATAAGCAGAATTCACGGTCAATGTATTATACATGTACTGCGTATATTGCGGATCCTGTTGCGCCAAGGCTTTGTATCCTGAAAATAGAATCAGAGTAATTATCGCGAAAACCTTTTTTATATTTTTAATCATAGCCAATTTTATTTTGGTTAATCCGATTTTTTAATTTTAATACTGTTTGGTTTATTTTAGATAAAGCCAGCCAGAGGTTTTTTTAGAGCCATCTCCTAAATCAAGAATATAGAAATAAGTACCTTCAGGAAGCGTTTTGGCAGAGCCGTCTGCTTTTCCGTCCCAAGTATTGTTGTAGCCTTTTTTATAGTAAACTAAATTCCCCCAGCGGTTAAATATCTCAAGATGATTATTCGGATATCTGTCAATACAATCAATATAGAAGAAGTCGTTTTGTCCGTCATCATTTGGTGAGAATTCATTATAAATTTTCAAACAACTTGGCGAAACAGTGGCGCTGTCTTGATTGTTAGATGAATTTGTATCTATTTGATCTAGTTTAATTAAATGTGCTGTATTGAGATAATCATTAAAATCAACCACTTTTACCGTAATTGTAAGTGTTTGTAAAGCCCTAGAATTAATTGATGGAATGTTCCAAATACCCGTTTGAGGATTGTAAGTTCCTGAAGTTAAAGCTGAATCTACAAATGTGTATCCTTTTGGAAGTAGATCTTGAACTTCGACATTGGTAGCCGTTATGTTTCCAAGGTTTTCTGCAGTAATGGTAAAAATTACTTGACTGCCCATAGGAACATCGGTTTTATCAACTTCTTTATTAATAGCCACATCGGTAGAAGGGATATTGATAAATTCTGAATCTTCATCATCTTCGCTCTGATCTCCATTATCATTATTTGGAGTAGAATCTGGATCAAATTGATTGCTTGCCGTTACTTGGGTAATATTGACATAATCAACGCTTTCAAGTCCAAGCGGATTTGCAACTGTAGCCTGATAGGTCAATGAAATACCGCCTACAGGAACTGTTAAATTAACCCATTTAATAGTGTTTAGACTAAAAATACCGCCGTTGTTAATATTGGAAATGTTTTTGTAACCAAGCGGAATAATATCTTCTACTGCAACACCTGTCGCGACACTCGGGCCTTCATTTTTAAGCTGTAAGGTGAATGTTATGACTTCATTGACATTAGCGTTTTTGTTGCTGACTGTTTTTTCCAGACTTAAATCCGCGACAGCGACATTAATGGCTAAACTATCATAATCATCTTCTGTTATAACGCCGTTATTTGGCGTCGAATCTGGATCAGGCAGATTGCTGGCAATAACTTCAGTTGTGTTTGTATATTCATTTACTGTTCCCGATGGAGGATTTACACGAGTATAAACATCGAGTGACTGATCGGTTCCGTTAGCAATATTGCCAACATTCCAAACTCCCGTAACATAATTATACAAACCACTTGTCGGACTGCTTGTTAAATAGGTAAATCCTGGAGGAAGTAAATCTTTAACCATTACACCGCTTGCATTTGCAGGACCATCATTTTTGACTGTAACGGTGAAAATAACTGTTGAACCAACATCATAAACCTCATTTTGATTTAATGCCGTTTTGGTAATTGATAGATCTGCCATAACAATTACTGGTGTCACAGAAATTCTATCATAATCATCTTCTGTAGTAACGCCATTTCCTGGTGTACTATCGGGATCAAATTGATCAGAAGTCATTATTTCGGCAATGTTTAAATATTCATTTGACGTTCCGGTTGGACTTTTTACATTAACATTTAGCAATAAAGTATGGCTATTTCCGGGCAGGATAATTCCAGGATTCCATTCGCCTGTTGCGCGATCGTATGCTCCTGAAGTAGAATTGTAAAATATATAATCATATCCTGAAGGAAGAATATCTTTTACAGTTACTCCCGTAGCGATACTTGGACCTGAGTTGGTTACAGTAATCGAGAATGTAATTTGCGATCCTACATTTGGCGTTAGAATGTTGTTAATTACTCTTTTTTCTATAGAAAGATCAGCTACTGCCGGAACTGGACTCAATAGTACAGAACTAATATCGTCTTCGCTACTGTTGTTATTGTTTGGAGTTGAATCTGGATCTAATTCGTTAGAAGCATAAACTTCGGCTACGTTTTGATAAACTCCTGTGGTATTTACTTTTGCGCCTATTAATAAAGATTCAGACGCTCCGTTTGCTATTGTTCCAACATCCCAAATACCCGTTGTGCTATAATATTGTCCAGCTGTCGAGCTGTAAACGACATATTCATAACCGCTTGGTAAAAGATCTTTTACTTGCACACCAGTTGCATTTTGCGGGCCGCTGTTGGTTACGGTTATTTCGAATGTGATTGTTGCTCCAAATATTGGACTTAAATTACCGCCAACGACTGCTTTTACAAGAGATAAATCGGCCATTGGAACTGTTGGAGTAGTAATCGCACTCGCGTAATCATCCTCAGTTGTGACTCCGTTATTTGGTGTTGAATTTGGATCAGGAAGACTGCTATTTGTAACTTCGGCTGTATTTAGATAATTTCCAGTTGCATTTATAATGGCCGTTAATTGCAGTGTTTGTGAATCTCCGTTTACCAAAGAACCAATATTCCATTTTCCTGTGGTATTATTATAAGTTCCTTTTGTAGAAGTAAAACTGCTAAAAGTATATCCAGAAGGCAATAAATCGGTTACCTCAACAGCTGTTGCATTTTGCGGACCTTGATTGGTAATGACGATTTCAAAAGTTACAGAAGATCCGATTAATGGAGTGGCATTATTAACTGTTTTGGTTAAAGATAAATCTGCCGATTGTCCTAACGGAGCTGTTGTCGCTGTTCCGTAATCGTTTTCAGTTGGAATTCCGTTTCCTGGTGTCGAATTTGGATCTGGTAAACTACTTGCGGTTACTTCAGCAATATTTACATAATTTCCTGTTGCATTAACAATGGCAGTTATTCTTAAAACTTGTGAATCTCCGTTAAGGAATGATCCAATAGTCCATTTTCCAGTTACGGCATTATAAACACCTTTTGTTGCGCTGTAATTTACAAAAGTATATCCCGAAGGAAGCAAATCTGTTACTTCGACTCCAGTTGTATTTTGCGGACCATTATTAGTTGCAATTATTTCAAAAATAACTGGTGAACCTACTAAAGGCGTAGCATTGTTAACAGTTTTACTTAAAGCTAAATCTGAAGCTTGGGCATTTGGAGTAACTGTTGCCGTTGCATAATCATCTTCGGTTGTAACTTGATTATTTGGAGTGGAGTCAGGATCGTGAAGCGCACTCGAAGTTACTTCTGCAACGTTTATATAATTTCCTGTCGGATTTACTACAGCAAGAATTTGCAAGGTTTCTGATTTGCCATTAATCAAATTGCCTACTGTCCATAAACCTGTGGTAGGATTGTAAGTTCCTGTAGAAATTGTAAAATTAGAATAAGTATAACCACTCGGAAGCAAATCGGTAACCGTTACGCCAGAAGTATCTTGTGGACCATTATTGGTTACAATTACTTCAAAAGTCACTAAAGAACCCATTAACGGATTAGCATTGTTGACTGTTTTAGTTAAAGATAAATCTGCTGATTGTGCCGTTGGAGTAATAGTAGCTGTTGCATAATCATTTTCTGTTGGAACACCATTATTAGGAGTTGAATTAGGATCAGGAATATTTGCAGCCGTTACTTCAGCAATATTCAGGTAATTTCCTGTAGCATTTACAATTGCCGTTATTTGCAGTGTTTCTGATTCTCCATTGGCTAAATTTCCAACATTCCAAATTCCAGTTAATGGATTGTAAGTTCCTGTAGAAACTGTAAAACTACTGTAGTTGTATCCTGAAGGCAATAAATCGGTTATTTGAACTCCTGTATTATCTTGTGGACCGTTATTAGTAACAACAACGGCAAATGTTACAGGCGATCCTGCGATTGGACTAGTATTGTTAACTGTTTTGGTTAATGACAAGTCAGAAGATTGGGCAGTTGGCGTTGTTGTAGCTTCTGCATAATCATCTTCTGTAGTAATTCCGTTATTTGGATTAGAATCAGGATCTGGTTGACTGCTGGATGTAATTTCTGCGCTATTGGTATAATTTCCTGTTGCATTAACTATTGCTGTTATTTGTAACGTATGAGTTGATGCAACGGGCATGCTTCCAACTGTCCAAATTCCAGTTGAGGCATCGTAGCTTCCAGCTGTTGCAGTATAAGAAATATAATTGTAACCAGAAGGAAGTAGGTCAGTAACAGCGACATTATCTGTGGCTTGTGGTCCTGAATTGTTCACCTGAAGACTAAAAGTTACTTGCGAACCTACGAGCGGTGTAGTATTATTTACAGTTTTAATTAAAGATAAATCTGCCGAAGTCGCAATAGGAGTTGTTGTCGCTTCAGCGTAATCATCTTCAGTCGTAATTCCGTTATTTGGAGTAGAATCAGGATCTGGTTGACTGCTGGCTGTGATTTCTGCACTATTGGTATAATTTCCAGAAGCATTGACTAAAGCTGTTATTTGTAAAGTATAAGAATCTGAAACGGGCATATTTCCAACTGTCCAAAGCCCTGTTGCAGGATTATAACTTCCTGTTGTTGCACTATATGATGCATACGTATATCCAGTTGGCAGTAAATCGGTAACGGTTACTCCATTTGCTTCTTGCGGACCAGAATTTGTTACCTGAATACTGAATGTTACTAACGAACCTACAATAGGAGTTGAATTGTTTACCGTTTTGGTTAAAGATAAATCGGCTGATGTTGGAACTGGAATAGTCGTAGCTTCTGCATAATCATCTTCGGTTGTAATGCCATTATTCGGAGTTGAATCAGGATCGGGAAGATTGGCAGCCGTAATTTCTGCACTATTAGTGTAATTGCCCGTCGGATT from Flavobacterium sp. YJ01 carries:
- a CDS encoding serine hydrolase domain-containing protein, whose protein sequence is MQMIFLKKTKIPQILFSVLVLSSCGQNKKTATDTTQTVEDTLPKMKPLGAEKKISQAYINSVVGRINHFYNKNWPNNTMNGSFLVAKNGQIIFEKYNGFANKNEGTKITAETPVQIASVSKVLTATAILKLVNAGKIDLDQKVNTILKTFPYEDCTIRMLLSHRTGMRNYAYFTDRDKSIWDRHNQLTNKDILDILATKDIGLESKTGTRFSYCNTNYAMLALIIEKITGLSYKEAMSEMIFKPLGMKNTYVFDDDKDRKKIVPSYKGNGVEIGFDYLDNVYGDKNVFSTARDLLKFDRARQSPDFLKPELLKQVYTGYSNERKGTKNYGLGIRMINWETGQNFYFHNGWWHGNTSSYITLMKEGVTIIALSNKMTRNTYAVRKLAPIFGDYPFNFKDEE
- a CDS encoding NAD(P)-dependent oxidoreductase → MKFGIIKERKNPPDRRVVFSPDELAKLKQVYHQASVEVESSDIRIFSDSEYKNMGITVTEDISSCDVLFGVKEVPIENLIPKKAYFFFSHTIKKQPHNRKLLQAILEKNIDLYDHETIVDELDRRLIGFGRYAGMVGVYNGIRAFGIKFELFKLPKAETLSGKEDLIKHLKRITMPALKFVVTGTGKVGSGAKEILDAIKIKEITVDNYLTKTYAQAVYVQLDVLEYNRRKDGQVLDFTDFIQHPEEYESDFEKFTKVSDIYFAGHFYASNAPMILTKEMLNASDCKLKVVADISCDVNGPIACTVRSSTIAEPLYGYFPLEDKEVDFFHPAAVAVMAVDNLPCEIPKDASIGFGEQFMEHVIPAFFNGDKDGILKRAKITENGKLTERFSYLQDYVDGK
- the fumC gene encoding class II fumarate hydratase, which encodes MKYRIEKDTMGEVQVPTDKYWGAQTERSRNNFKIGPSGSMPKEIIEGFAYLKKAAAYANYDLGVLPIEKRDAIAAVCDEILEGKLDDQFPLVIWQTGSGTQSNMNVNEVIANRAQVLKGFEIGEGEQFIKANDDVNKSQSSNDTFPTGMHIAAYKMVVETTIPGVEKLHATLVKKTNEFKDVVKIGRTHLMDATPLTLGQEISGYASQLAFGLKALKNTLAHLSEIALGGTAVGTGLNTPKGYDVKVAEYIAQFTNHPFVTAENKFEALAAHDAIVETHGALKQLAVSLNKIANDVRMLASGPRSGIGEIHIPENEPGSSIMPGKVNPTQCEALTMVCAQVIGNDMAIAVGGMQGHYELNVFKPVMAANFLQSAQLLGDACVSFDEHCAQGIEPNYKRIKELVDNSLMLVTALNTKIGYYKAAEIAQTAHKNGTTLKEEAVRLGYVTAEDFDAWVKPEDMV
- a CDS encoding OmpA family protein; this encodes MKRTITILAILVFQLIYSQTKNKTADALFDKMYYVEAAKSYEFSINNGDNSKEILQRLGDAYYFNTKMTSASKWYGKLIAEYPNEVSAEYLFRYAQSLQGIQNYELAKKWMKTFAEKKANDKRAQNFSLKNITLEDIENIKPSFILENLEINSAYSDFAPMYYKGDLVYSTTIDSSYVKTDKYGWNDQPYLNMQLGKISETQSNVTFKERFGKEITTQYHEACIAFSPDEKTIYFTRNNYNGKLKRDSKGINNLKIYSATAVENQNGKTQWTDIKELPFNSDNYSVGHPSVSKDGKKLYFVSDMPGTIGSTDIFVVDILGNNQFSEPKNLGEKINTTGREMFPYITDQALYFSSDGFLGLGGLDVFESRINEGVFDIPANLGAPLNSNRDDFGYIVNEATNKGFVCSNRKTGKGDDDIYSFERSCNQAINGYVFDAISNNRIAGAMVTLKNANGIKVAETVSQLDGKYDFNNNVDCNMPYTIEVSKENYNNNTKAVITANSSGKTEALVGLDPALIARENGLLKIKIGIIFFDLDKSDIRYDAAIELNKVVLLMTQYPTVVIKIESHTDSRANDQYNLELSDRRAKATRDYIISQGIAAERIESAIGYGETQLINNCSNGVPCTDAQHQMNRRSEFIITKM
- a CDS encoding type IX secretion system membrane protein PorP/SprF: MIKNIKKVFAIITLILFSGYKALAQQDPQYTQYMYNTLTVNSAYAGSLGHLTITGLYRTQWVGIEGAPDTQSFSLDTPVGKNVGLGLSIVNEEIGPSEEQYLDANFSYTIKSGETHKLSFGIKGGGRVINIDWSKGSYRDPDVQFRENITNKFLPVVGAGLYWHGERDYIGLSIPNFMTKERYTYDEISEDLVNQRIHLYLIGGIVFDLSAHTKFKPAVLVKYVAGAPIIADFSANFMFNNAFTLGASYRTSDSVSALAGIQISPMFMVGYSYDYTTTELQNYNSGTHEIVLRFELVSRKKGLKSPRFF